One genomic window of Lagenorhynchus albirostris chromosome 17, mLagAlb1.1, whole genome shotgun sequence includes the following:
- the JRK gene encoding jerky protein homolog, whose protein sequence is MASKPAAGRTPGEKRKRVVLTLKEKMDICRRLEKGESRKALMQEYNVGMSTLYDIRAHKAQLLRFFANSDSDKALAHRRTLHTPKLEHLDRVLYEWFLVKRAEGVPVSGPMLIEKAKDFYEQMQLTEPCVFSGGWLWRFKARHGIKKLDASSEKQAADHQAAEQFCGFFRSLTAEHGLSPEQVYNADETGLFWRSSPSPSPEGGAVPGPKQNKDRLSVLMCANATGSHRIKPLVVGKCGGPKAVQGIQHLPVAYKAQGNAWVDKEIFTDWFHHIFVPAVKEHFRAVALPEDSKAILLLDGSRAHPREADLVSENIFTIFLPASVTSLIQPMDQGIRRDFMRNFVTPRGTLQAFTPRCSVHDAVLDVACAWNAVPGAVFSRAWRKLWPEVTLVEGSSSEEEPERLRTKPPDQTFVHIPGLGGGDPARLGSAATGSPELAEAGVGDEAAWEQAAASFDAVVRFAEGQPCFSAQEVGQLRALRSVFGRRQQAQRCSALRAAVKLEAPWEHAGPRGAPPRSPLPGSSTAGEA, encoded by the coding sequence ATGGCCTCCAAGCCGGCTGCCGGGAGGACCCCGGGGGAGAAGCGCAAGAGGGTGGTGCTGACCCTGAAGGAGAAGATGGACATCTGCCGGCGCCTGGAGAAGGGGGAGAGCAGGAAGGCGCTGATGCAGGAGTACAACGTGGGCATGTCCACCCTGTACGACATCAGGGCCCACAAGGCCCAGCTGCTACGCTTCTTCGCCAACTCCGACTCGGACAAGGCCCTGGCGCACCGGCGCACGCTGCACACGCCCAAGCTCGAGCACCTGGACCGCGTGCTGTACGAGTGGTTCCTGGTGAAGCGCGCCGAGGGCGTGCCCGTCTCGGGCCCCATGCTCATTGAAAAGGCCAAGGACTTCTACGAACAGATGCAGCTGACCGAGCCCTGTGTGTTTTCTGGCGGCTGGCTCTGGCGTTTTAAGGCCAGACACGGCATCAAGAAGCTGGACGCATCCAGCGAGAAACAGGCGGCCGACCACCAGGCTGCAGAGCAGTTCTGCGGCTTCTTCCGGAGCTTAACCGCTGAGCACGGCCTGTCCCCCGAGCAGGTGTACAACGCCGATGAGACCGGCCTCTTCTGGCGCAGCTCGCCCAGTCCCAGCCCGGAGGGCGGGGCGGTGCCCGGCCCCAAGCAGAACAAGGACAGGCTGAGCGTCCTCATGTGCGCCAACGCCACGGGCTCCCACAGGATCAAACCCTTGGTGGTCGGGAAATGCGGCGGCCCCAAGGCGGTCCAGGGCATCCAGCACCTGCCTGTCGCGTACAAGGCCCAAGGTAACGCGTGGGTGGACAAGGAGATTTTTACTGACTGGTTCCATCACATCTTCGTGCCCGCGGTGAAGGAGCACTTCCGAGCCGTGGCTCTGCCCGAAGACAGCAAGGCCATCCTCCTGCTGGACGGCTCCCGCGCCCACCCGCGGGAGGCCGACTTAGTTTCGGAGAACATTTTCACCATCTTCCTGCCCGCCAGCGTCACCTCCCTGATCCAGCCCATGGACCAGGGCATTCGCAGGGATTTCATGAGGAACTTCGTCACCCCTCGCGGCACGCTGCAGGCCTTCACCCCCCGCTGCAGCGTGCACGACGCCGTGCTCGACGTGGCCTGCGCCTGGAACGCGGTGCCGGGCGCCGTCTTTAGCCGGGCCTGGAGGAAGCTGTGGCCCGAGGTCACGCTCGTCGAAGGCTCGTCTTCAGAGGAGGAGCCCGAGCGCCTCAGGACGAAGCCTCCCGACCAGACCTTCGTGCACATCCCCGGGCTCGGGGGAGGCGACCCGGCCCGCCTTGGGAGCGCGGCCACGGGGAGTCCCGAGCTGGCCGAGGCGGGGGTGGGTGACGAGGCGGCCTGGGAGCAGGCGGCTGCATCCTTCGACGCTGTGGTGCGCTTTGCGGAGGGGCAGCCCTGCTTCTCGGCCCAGGAGGTGGGCCAGCTGCGCGCGCTGCGCTCCGTGTTCGGCAGGCGGCAGCAGGCGCAGCGGTGCAGCGCCCTCAGGGCCGCAGTCAAGCTCGAGGCGCCCTGGGAGCACGCTGGGCCTCGCGGCGCCCCGCCTCGCTCCCCTCTGCCCGGCTCGTCCACAGCGGGTGAGGCCTGA